The genomic stretch TTTTGATTTGATTTCAATGGCTGAATCGATTAAAATCAGCGCCTCGTCGAACATCCTGTCATTTTCATATATCTTCCAGGCAATTGATGATAAGACATTCCCTTTAACTTCCATATCATCATTTCTTCCAGAGCGAATAAACCTGCTGATAGCATGTTTCAGTTCACGGTGATATTTTTCCCCCTCCTCATTATTTCCAAGCTTTTCATATGAATCTATGAGGAAATGGGTTGTTCTTGAATAACATGAAATATTGAGGTTTTCCTCCAGGTCATCAAGCATCTTTAAAGCCCGTTCATATTCTTCAATAGCTTCGCTGTAGCGGCCTATCCTATATAGGAAATCGCCTTTATCTGCAATGTATCTGTAAACAAAATCAACACCTCCTTCAAAAGCAACTTCACGGCATGTGTTCCAGTAATTTTCTGCAGATGCGTAGTCTCCAAGCATTTCATATTCGCCTGCAATAGCTGACAGCATTATACAGTTTTCATTGTAATTCCATGCCGCATCATGAGCCCGCTTAAAAAATTCTATTGCGGAGAGATAATCGCCATTTTGTGACAACATCATCGCCTGGCTTTTAAATTGATCGTATCTGCGAATATTGTTGTCATCGTCACTCTCTTTGGGTACTATGCCCCCGCAGTGACTGCAGATATCAACTCCCAATATATAGTTATGGACCAAACCTGTGCGATTGGTGATTTTTCCCCCAACTCCTCTGGAACATGTGCAATATCTCCTCATAATAACCACAAAGAATTTATTTTTTGTTTTTCATTTCCTTTAACTGCCTTGAGAGATTGGAGAATGTACCGTCCTTTTCGCACTTTCTTGAAAGCTCATCGTCACCGTAGTGATGGTTTGCCCTTTCAATGAATGTGTATATTGTTATGATTTCTTCAAAAGTCAGTTTTTCTTTTGACAAATCCGCAAGTGAAGATTTTGAATACTTTTTCTCCATCTTTTCCAAATTTTTCATATAATCGAAATCTATGACCAGGCTCCTGCAGCTTTGACATACCAGATACCCTTCAATGAGATTTTTTCCGCAAAACGGACATTTCATTTAAACATCCTCTTTAAATAACTGTTTAACTTAACTTTTCAGCCATCGCATCAACAATAGCTTTTGCATTTTCATTTCTGCTTTCCACTTCACTTTCTTCAATCTGATTGAAAATGTCATTGTAGAATGTTTCGCCTTCACGGATGAAGCGGAACTTGAAGTTGGATGATGTTGTGGCTATTTTAACTGTGCCGTAGCCTATAAGCTTGCCCATCAGTCCGTTGCTGTATGAAACAGAATCAATTTTGTTCAGCGGACTTTGCATT from Methanobrevibacter sp. encodes the following:
- a CDS encoding HIRAN domain-containing protein, which encodes MRRYCTCSRGVGGKITNRTGLVHNYILGVDICSHCGGIVPKESDDDNNIRRYDQFKSQAMMLSQNGDYLSAIEFFKRAHDAAWNYNENCIMLSAIAGEYEMLGDYASAENYWNTCREVAFEGGVDFVYRYIADKGDFLYRIGRYSEAIEEYERALKMLDDLEENLNISCYSRTTHFLIDSYEKLGNNEEGEKYHRELKHAISRFIRSGRNDDMEVKGNVLSSIAWKIYENDRMFDEALILIDSAIEIKSKNLAFDYMRKAKILQGGFRYEEALKNYDIALTKGNFEKEILKSRAECEAECIKSKLEIRVIMQDVTPEHLKLVNRALKVLPDTCDNGPYLNLKADILCQLGDPVKGRICRAIAAGNYDKVSKAESKLKKLKPGKRYINITGIYNYQGLAPFSEGTVVDLIKEPDNPYDRYAIRIDINGETVGYVANSKYTLIKEVASAEEIKNTSSTQAEVQFILFNEWVVAKLI